One Leishmania major strain Friedlin complete genome, chromosome 29 DNA segment encodes these proteins:
- a CDS encoding putative phosphate transporter (previous protein_id=AAZ09515.1), whose translation MGTLSTCKLDVNTTLPLVCICTLLSFLCGVGIGANDLSANFAMVVGSGSLNMKQAIIYCTVFELLGAAFMGGHVSKTIRSGIVDPVLFSQNKDVVVIGMTCASFASALWLYLSAVFGLPVSITHTVVGSILGFALFATGGLTYVKPSGVVAVVISWLAAPIAACGVTALLFYFMRRDIFKVRGRSFELARAVLPHCLLASLLVDFFFIVLEQPPIMSQTLAQNVPLHVQYAILLALILLFCWVAQVWVFPQVAAAAMSARSFVWESEALRTEPVSMEDGLALGDLKDLSFFKSRGDVSATAPVSAGRQPPRPHHRHQPPAGATDTAPVAVPAAVALPPPSLPDDPAPVCTLDSLSLDRRNDGAADHDSSESSFTYGCPTHSRSPTPTPLHQNASLVLSSISASDSPFVRKGGMVRLAPVHTRGHSPTLQPHTESFATAAAPIQHGAKDAHHFLGCHVASSDRERHEAQQVQSAGVTTYGSTESKKPALVTCRGERGLVQIPYSPALVQSEDEFGEEDWAMDHPMQPIRFGGILIKPFNPRAEYLFTGLQVVAGSISSFVHGAVAGANATSAFVILYDAFTNHELQEPGLSSQWSMLPAMLGIAIGMFGLGASLMKTVGMELVTVTPARGWCIQIGGTLVTMVLTGIGIPVSLSQAQVGAAIGCGVLDAKLGGVSWGIVAKVVTGWVVTLLISALTTGVSMWVVSSLLCT comes from the coding sequence ATGGGGACCCTTTCCACTTGCAAGCTGGATGTGAATACCACACTCCCGCTGGTGTGCATATGCACGCTACTCTCCTTCCTGTGCGGCGTCGGCATAGGCGCGAACGACCTTTCCGCCAACTTTGCGATGGTGGTGGGCAGTGGCTCTCTCAACATGAAGCAGGCGATCATCTACTGCACCGTGTTCGAGCTACTGGGCGCTGCCTTCATGGGCGGTCATGTGAGTAAAACCATCCGTAGCGGCATCGTTGACCCGGTGCTGTTTTCGCAAAACAAGGATGTTGTGGTGATCGGCATGACGTGTGCCAGCTTCGCCTCGGCGCTGTGGCTGTACTTGTCGGCGGTGTTCGGTCTGCCGGTGTCCATCACCCACACAGTTGTCGGGTCGATTCTCGGCTTTGCACTCTTCGCCACGGGCGGGCTCACGTACGTCAAACCGAGCGGGGTGGTCGCGGTGGTGATTTCATGGCTCGCGGCACCGATAGCTGCGTGCGGCGTGACAGCGCTTTTGTTTTACTTCATGCGGCGCGACATCTTCAAGGTGAGGGGGCGCTCCTTTGAGCTGGCCCGGGCCGTCCTGCCGCACTGCCTGCTCGCATCCCTGCTGGTGGACTTCTTCTTCATTGTCCTTGAGCAGCCGCCGATCATGTCGCAGACGCTTGCTCAGAACGTCCCGCTTCACGTACAGTACGCCATTCTGCTTGCTCTCATACTCCTCTTCTGCTGGGTGGCGCAGGTGTGGGTGTTCccgcaggtggcggcggccgcgatgAGTGCGCGGTCATTTGTGTGGGaaagcgaggcgctgcgcacggagCCGGTGAGCATGGAGGACGGCTTGGCACTAGGTGACCTGAAAGACCTGTCTTTCTTCAAGTCACGAGGCGACGTGAGTGCGACGGCGCCCGTCTCGGCAGGAAGGCAGCCCCCGCGACCTCACCACCGGCACCAGCCGCCAGCTGGTGCGACGGACACGGCGCCAGTGGCCGTGCCGgcagctgtggcgctgccgccgccctcgctgccAGACGACCCTGCTCCTGTGTGCACCCTTGACTCCCTCTCGCTCGACCGTCgcaacgacggcgctgcagatcACGACAGCTCTGAGAGCAGCTTCACTTATGGCTGCCCGACGCACTCCCGCTCCCccacgccgacgccgctgcaccagAACGCCTCACTTGTgctctcctccatctccgccTCGGACAGCCCCTTTGTACGGAAGGGAGGCATGGTGCGTCTGGCACCCGTGCACACTCGCGGGCACTCGCCCACATTGCAGCCGCACACCGAGTCATTcgccacagccgcggcgcctATCCAGCATGGCGCCAAGGATGCCCATCATTTTCTCGGATGCCACGTCGCCTCGTCTGATCGCGAACGCCACGAGGCACAGCAGGTGCAGTCGGCGGGTGTGACGACGTACGGCAGCACGGAGAGCAAGAAGCCGGCATTGGTGACTTGCAGGGGGGAACGGGGGCTAGTGCAGATTCCGTACTCCCCCGCATTGGTGCAGAGCGAGGACGAGTTTGGCGAGGAGGACTGGGCCATGGACCACCCAATGCAGCCCATTCGCTTTGGGGGTATCCTCATCAAGCCCTTCAACCCGCGCGCCGAGTACCTCTTCACTGGTCtgcaggtggtggcgggaAGCATATCCAGTTTTGTCCACGGCGCGGTGGCTGGCGCCAATGCCACCTCGGCCTTCGTCATCCTTTACGATGCCTTCACGAACCACGAGTTGCAGGAACCTGGGCTCAGCTCGCAGTGGTCGATGCTGCCGGCAATGCTGGGCATTGCTATCGGCATGTTCGGCCTCGGCGCGAGTCTCATGAAGACGGTAGGAATGGAGCTGGTAACCGTGACGCCGGCGCGAGGATGGTGCATCCAGATCGGCGGCACCCTCGTCACGATGGTGCTGACGGGCATCGGCATTCCCGTCTCACTCTCGCAGGCGCAGGTCGGCGCCGCGATTGGCTGCGGTGTGCTGGACGCCAAGCTGGGCGGTGTGTCGTGGGGCATCGTTGCGAAGGTCGTTACGGGGTGGGTCGTGACCCTTCTCATTAGCGCCCTGACAACGGGCGTGTCGATGTGGGTggtgtcgtcgctgctctGCACGTAA